A single region of the Capra hircus breed San Clemente chromosome X unlocalized genomic scaffold, ASM170441v1, whole genome shotgun sequence genome encodes:
- the TMSB4X gene encoding thymosin beta-4, giving the protein MSDKPDMAEIEKFDKSKLKKTETQEKNPLPSKETIEQEKQAGES; this is encoded by the exons ATGTCTGACAAACCCGATATGGCTGAGATTGAGAAGTTCGATAAGTCGAAATTGAAGAAAACGGAAACGCAAGAGAAAAATCCACTGCCTTCGAAAGAAA CGATTGAACAGGAGAAGCAAGCAGGCGAGTCGTAA